Proteins from a genomic interval of Rhodothermus marinus:
- the rnr gene encoding ribonuclease R, translating to MARRKKSAQKKAKTSRKKRLPTRPQIRRAILSILRNNAHKAYRPKELAKLLDLRDYEAYQRFWEVLSELEHQHLVARVKGGRYTYERRPYRVEGILRVHPQGYGFVEIEGQEDEDIYISEAHMGTALDGDRVLVGLAAPARGDRRREGEVLKVLERRRKQAVGTFYPRGAYAFVVPDDPRLTRDIYVPREAFNGARAGDKVVVSIDRFDDPKASPEGRVLEVLGPASDPRVQVLALALSKDVRTGFPEAVLKEAERIPDAIPEREYRRRLDLRDREVFTIDPSDAKDFDDALHLRRLPNGHIEVGVHIADVSYYVRPGSALDEEAYQRGTSVYLVDRVIPMLPEKLSNQVCSLRPGEDKLTYSVLMELTPSARVVRYQIRETVIHSRQRFTYEEAQAIIDGADHPLAEPVRLAHELAQKLRRARMEAGAIDFDLPEVKVELDEAGNPIRIYRKERLAAHQLIEEFMLLANRLVAETIGKRAEAPPFVYRIHDRPDAEKIRQLAQYVRVFGYHLELTEDGTVSSKALNELLQHVKGTPEEPVIEEAALRAMAKARYSTQNIGHYGLAFDFYTHFTSPIRRYPDLMVHRLLKQYLKKAEKAPTVDADELEALCRHCSERERAAEEAERDSVRFKQVQYMQQHVGERFRGVVSSVTNFGVFVELEDVLVEGLVHVRDMGDDYYEYDERRYTLRGIYSGKRYRPGDVVEVVVVRADPATRQIDLRFVEPSTDGEAPTPRRRRRRRKRAQAPGAGR from the coding sequence TTGGCACGCCGTAAAAAATCCGCGCAGAAAAAAGCGAAAACCTCCCGAAAAAAACGCCTGCCTACTCGTCCGCAGATCCGGCGGGCCATCCTCTCGATTTTGCGCAACAATGCGCATAAGGCGTATCGTCCGAAAGAACTGGCCAAGCTTTTAGATCTACGCGACTACGAGGCCTATCAGCGCTTCTGGGAGGTCCTCTCCGAACTGGAGCATCAGCACCTGGTCGCCCGCGTCAAGGGGGGTCGCTACACCTACGAGCGCCGGCCCTATCGCGTGGAGGGCATCCTGCGCGTGCATCCACAGGGCTACGGCTTTGTGGAGATCGAAGGCCAGGAAGACGAAGACATCTACATCAGCGAAGCGCATATGGGCACGGCGCTCGACGGCGACCGCGTGCTGGTGGGACTGGCCGCTCCGGCCCGAGGCGACCGCCGTCGGGAAGGCGAAGTGCTCAAAGTACTGGAACGCCGCCGCAAGCAGGCCGTCGGGACCTTCTACCCGCGCGGCGCCTATGCGTTTGTGGTGCCCGACGATCCACGCCTGACACGCGACATCTACGTGCCCCGCGAGGCCTTCAACGGCGCCCGCGCCGGCGACAAGGTGGTGGTCTCCATCGACCGCTTCGACGATCCCAAGGCCTCGCCCGAGGGACGCGTGCTCGAAGTGCTTGGTCCGGCCAGCGATCCACGCGTGCAGGTGCTGGCGCTGGCGCTCAGCAAGGACGTGCGCACCGGCTTCCCCGAGGCTGTGCTCAAAGAAGCCGAGCGCATCCCGGACGCTATTCCCGAGCGTGAATACCGTCGCCGGCTGGACCTGCGCGACCGCGAGGTCTTTACGATCGACCCCTCCGACGCCAAGGACTTCGACGATGCGCTGCACCTGCGGCGCCTGCCCAACGGCCACATCGAAGTCGGCGTCCATATTGCAGACGTCAGCTACTACGTCCGGCCCGGCTCCGCCCTCGACGAAGAAGCCTATCAGCGCGGCACGAGCGTCTACCTCGTGGACCGCGTGATTCCCATGCTTCCCGAAAAACTCTCCAATCAGGTTTGTTCGCTGCGGCCGGGCGAGGACAAGCTGACCTATTCGGTGCTCATGGAGCTGACGCCCTCGGCCCGCGTCGTGCGCTACCAGATCCGCGAGACCGTCATTCACTCGCGTCAGCGCTTCACCTACGAGGAAGCCCAGGCCATCATCGACGGCGCCGATCATCCGCTGGCCGAGCCGGTACGCCTGGCCCATGAGCTGGCTCAGAAGCTCCGCCGGGCCCGCATGGAAGCCGGGGCCATCGATTTCGACCTACCTGAAGTAAAGGTTGAGCTGGACGAGGCCGGTAACCCGATCCGTATCTACCGCAAAGAGCGGCTGGCGGCCCATCAGCTCATCGAGGAATTCATGCTGCTGGCCAATCGGCTCGTGGCCGAAACGATCGGCAAGCGCGCCGAAGCGCCGCCTTTCGTCTACCGCATTCACGACCGGCCCGACGCCGAGAAAATCCGCCAGCTGGCCCAGTACGTGCGCGTCTTCGGCTATCATCTGGAGCTGACCGAAGACGGCACCGTCTCCTCGAAAGCGCTCAACGAGCTGCTCCAGCACGTGAAGGGTACGCCCGAAGAGCCGGTCATCGAAGAAGCGGCACTGCGGGCCATGGCCAAGGCCCGCTATTCGACGCAGAACATCGGCCATTATGGGCTGGCGTTCGATTTCTACACGCATTTCACCAGCCCCATCCGACGTTATCCGGACCTGATGGTCCATCGACTGCTCAAGCAATACCTGAAGAAGGCGGAAAAAGCCCCGACCGTCGACGCCGACGAACTGGAGGCTCTCTGCCGGCACTGCTCCGAGCGCGAGCGAGCGGCCGAAGAGGCCGAGCGCGACTCGGTTCGCTTCAAGCAGGTGCAGTACATGCAGCAGCACGTGGGCGAGCGCTTCCGGGGCGTGGTCAGCAGCGTGACGAATTTCGGCGTGTTCGTCGAGCTCGAAGACGTGCTCGTCGAAGGGCTGGTGCACGTGCGCGACATGGGCGACGACTACTACGAGTACGACGAGCGGCGCTATACGCTACGTGGCATCTACTCCGGCAAACGGTACCGGCCGGGCGACGTGGTCGAGGTGGTCGTCGTACGGGCCGATCCGGCCACGCGTCAGATCGATCTGCGCTTCGTAGAGCCTTCGACCGACGGCGAGGCGCCTACGCCGCGTCGTCGCCGTCGTCGGCGAAAGCGCGCGCAAGCGCCCGGCGCTGGGCGCTGA